The following proteins are encoded in a genomic region of Anomaloglossus baeobatrachus isolate aAnoBae1 chromosome 6, aAnoBae1.hap1, whole genome shotgun sequence:
- the LOC142316916 gene encoding uncharacterized protein LOC142316916 isoform X1, which translates to MRRMRRMEKDDAITGRLFSFSLEILQLLSGEDYIVVKKASGDCVTPGSHESGGWSSRRGHITAPPPHSLIHERRKKKILELTNKMIELLTGEVPVRCQDVTIYFSMDEWEYLEGHKDLYEEVMMESDRPPTSQDGSSRINPPERCPRPLYPQDLPERCPRPLYPQDPPERCPRPLYPQDPPERCPRPLYPQDPPERCPRPLYPQDPPERCPRPLYPQDPPERCPRPLCPQDPPERCPRLLYPQDPPERCPRPLYPQNPPERCPRPLYPQDPPERCPRPLYPQDPPERSPRPLYPQNPPERCPRPLYPQDPPERCPHLLCPQDCPEGNHNIPDNHQGDNLIDMKIVVIDEEETAADLQDGVIERNPPERWPDLPSSQECTEEDHKVPENLQGEDLMIIKVEVQAEDDQMAGDPSCARNAEEEIPADVTAENLSKNDEEKVMYKVEDGDIMADSSGENLITLNLHPGLHSTEPSYNPPNYEEPFPDQSQIGRIPSVDRRYPCSKCWKCFIVKSQLVTHERMHTGEKPFSCSECGKCFTKKSNLVAHQRIHTGEKLYSCSECKKCFVTKAHLLTHQKIHTGEKPYSCSECGKCFREKANLASHGRIHTGEKPYSCPECGKCFKDRTSLVNHDRSHRGEKPYSCSLCGKCFIDKSHLVTHERTHTGEKPFSCSECGTFFTRKSNLVAHQRIHTGEKPYSCLECNKYFVSKSRLVAHEKSHTGKRPFLCSECGKYFASKTHLVTHQKTHTGEKPFSCSECGKSFTDKANLISHGRIHTGVKPYSCLECGKCFIKKSQLVTHQKIHTGEKPYSCLECGKHFKEKANLASHERIHTGEKPYSCPECGKCYKDRVNLVTHERSHTGEKPYSCSVCGKCFKQHSSFFRHERTHTGEKPYSCSLCGKCFTGKTNLVIHERIHRGEKPYPCPQCGKCFTGKSSVMKHLKSHIRERSHADFQNDLQVDYIL; encoded by the exons atgaggaggatgaggag GATGGAGAAGGACGATGCGATCACCGGAAGATTATTCAGCTTCTCTCTGGAGATCCTGcagctgctgagcggagag GATTATATCGTAGTGAAGAAGGCGTCAGGTGACTGTGTGACTCCCGGCAGCCATGAGTCAGGAGGGTGGAGCAGTAGGCGGGGCCACATCACAGCCCCTCCCCCTCACTCACTGATAcatgagaggaggaagaagaagatcctagaactcaccaatAAGATGATCgagctgctgaccggagag gttcctgtaaggtgtcaggacgtcaccatctatttctccatggacgaGTGGGAGTATCTGgaaggacacaaggatctgtacgaggaggtgatgatggagaGCGACCGGCCCCCGACATCACAGG ATGGATCCAGCAGAATAaacccaccagagagatgtccccgtcctctgtatccccaggacctgccagagagatgtccccgtcctctgtatccccaggacccgccagagagatgtccccgtcctctgtatccccaggacccgccagagagatgtccccgtcctctgtatccccaggacccgccagagagatgtccccgtcctctgtatccccaggacccgccagagagatgtccccgtcctctgtatccccaggacccgccagagagatgtccccgtcctctgtgtCCCCAGGACccgccagagagatgtccccgtcttcTGTATCCCCAGGACccgccagagagatgtccccgtcctctgtatccccagaacccaccagagagatgtccccgtcctctgtatccccaggacccgccagagagatgtccccgtcctctgtatccccagGACCCACCAGAGAGAagtccccgtcctctgtatccccagaacccgccagagagatgtccccgtcctctgtatccccaggacccgccagagagatgtccccatctgCTGTGTCCCCAGGACTGTCCAGAGGGGAATCACAACATCCCGGACAATCACCAG GGCGATAATTTAATTGATATGAAGATTGTGGTTATAGATGAAGAGGAGACAGCGGCCGATCTACAGG ATGGAGTCATCGAAAGAAACCCACCAGAGAGATGGCCCGATCTTCCATCTTCCCAGGAGTGCACAGAAGAAGATCACAAAGTGCCAGAGAATCTTCAG GGGGAAGATCTGATGATTATTAAAGTGGAGGTACAAGCAGAAGACGACCAGATGGCGGGCGATCCATCGTGTGCGAGGAACGCGGAAGAGGAAATTCCAGCAgatgtcactgcag AGAATCTAAGTAAGAACGATGAGGAAAAAGTTATGTATAAAGTAGAAGATGGAGATATCATGGCGGATTCCTCAGGAGAAAACCTCATCACCCTTAATCTACATCCAGGACTTCACAGTACAGAGCCATCGTATAATCCTCCTAATTATGAAGAACCTTTTCCTGACCAGTCACAGATTGGAAGAATTCCCTCAGTGGACAGACGGTACCCCTGTTCAAAATGTTGGAAATGCTTTATAGTTAAATCGCAACTTGTTACCCATGAGAGAatgcacacaggagagaagccgttttcatgttctgaatgcgggaaatgttttacaaaaaaatcaaatcttgtcgcacatcagagaattcacacaggagagaagctgtattcatgttcagaatgtaagaaATGTTTTGTAACTAAAGCTCATCTgcttacacatcagaaaattcacacaggagagaagccatattcatgttcagaatgtggaaaatgttttagagaAAAAGCAAACCTTGCCTCACACGGAagaattcacactggagagaagccgtattcatgtcccgaatgtgggaaatgttttaaagacAGAACAAGTCTTGTTAACCACGATAGAAGCCAcagaggggagaagccatattcctgttcactatgtggaaaatgctttatagataaatcacatcttgttacccaTGAGAGAacgcacacaggagagaagccgttttcatgttctgaatgcgGTACTTTTTTTACacgaaaatcaaatcttgttgcacatcagagaattcacacaggagagaaaccgtattcatgtttagaatgtaacAAATATTTTGTAAGTAAATCACGTCTTGTTGCACATGAGAAAAGTCACACAGGAAAGAGGCCATTcttgtgttcagaatgtgggaaatattttgcaaGTAAAACACATCTTGTcacacatcagaaaactcacacaggagagaaaccgttTTCATGCTCAGAGTGTGGGAAAAGTTTTACAGATAAAGCAAATCTTATTTCACAtgggagaattcacacaggagtgaagccgtattcatgtttagaatgtgggaaatgttttataaaaAAATCACAACTTgtcacacatcagaaaattcacactggagagaagccgtattcatgtttagaatgtgggaaacattttaaagAAAAGGCAAACCTTGCTTCACACGAGagaattcacactggagagaagccgtattcatgtcctgaatgtgggaaatgctatAAAGACAGAGtaaatcttgttacacatgagagaagccacacaggggagaagccgtattcatgttcagtatgtgggaaatgttttaaacaacATTCAAGTTTTTTTAGACATGAGAGAacgcacacaggggagaagccgtactcGTGTTCACTATGTGGAAAATGCTTTACTGGTAAAACAAATCTTGTTATACATGAAAGAATTCACCGAGGAGAAAAGCCGTATCCATGTccacaatgtgggaaatgctttacagGTAAATCAAGTGTCATGAAACATCTAAAAAGTCACATACGGGAGAGAAGCCATGCTGATTTTCAAAATGATTTACAAGTAGATTATATTTTATAA